The Corallococcus soli genome has a window encoding:
- a CDS encoding helix-turn-helix transcriptional regulator, with protein MQASVTAARPPELVRTGYAGTMFQARIDLWEDRVLTIARLGRVAAHAHTSSALLVGIDGRFGFREARAGAPWRPVEHLVVAPGCLHELDCGETLMGVLLLTPGLADHRQLCEHAELPSFENVLVLGSPRRRREALGAILAGELPVEELEAWVARQVGPPPGRYGSDDRVEEAAALISRQPRVPWRLDTLAARTGVSPSRLQHLFQAELGVTPRQLRTWQRLRDVSRRFAAGESLTLAAHEAGFVDSAHLSKAFRQSFGIAPSRVLSGGTQVCVHEPREPTPGSA; from the coding sequence ATGCAGGCGAGTGTGACCGCCGCGCGTCCCCCGGAGCTTGTACGAACCGGCTACGCTGGGACGATGTTCCAGGCGCGCATCGACCTATGGGAGGACCGGGTGCTGACCATCGCGCGGCTGGGACGCGTGGCGGCCCATGCGCACACGAGTTCGGCGCTGCTCGTGGGAATCGACGGTCGGTTCGGGTTCCGGGAGGCCCGGGCCGGCGCGCCGTGGCGGCCCGTGGAGCACTTAGTCGTCGCGCCCGGCTGCCTCCACGAGCTGGACTGCGGCGAGACCCTGATGGGCGTCCTCCTGCTGACGCCAGGGCTGGCCGACCACCGGCAGCTCTGCGAGCACGCGGAGCTGCCCTCCTTCGAGAACGTCCTCGTGCTGGGCTCCCCCCGGCGGCGGCGTGAGGCGCTGGGGGCCATCCTCGCGGGCGAGCTGCCGGTGGAGGAACTCGAGGCGTGGGTGGCGCGGCAGGTGGGGCCGCCTCCTGGGCGCTACGGAAGCGATGACCGGGTGGAGGAGGCCGCGGCGTTGATCTCCCGTCAGCCCCGGGTGCCCTGGCGGCTCGACACGCTGGCCGCGCGCACGGGGGTCTCCCCTTCCCGGCTCCAGCACCTCTTCCAGGCCGAGCTGGGCGTCACGCCGCGCCAGCTGCGGACCTGGCAGCGCCTGCGCGACGTCAGCCGGCGGTTCGCGGCGGGCGAGAGCCTCACGCTGGCGGCACACGAGGCCGGGTTCGTGGACTCGGCGCACCTGAGCAAGGCCTTCCGGCAGAGCTTCGGGATCGCCCCCTCGCGGGTGCTGTCGGGTGGGACGCAGGTGTGCGTCCACGAGCCCCGGGAGCCCACGCCAGGGTCCGCCTGA
- a CDS encoding 2,3-oxidosqualene cyclase — MARARDVLRRTQEVDGSWKGDYGGPLFLSPMYVAGLYVMGRAPEARVRDGMLAHLRAHQNADGGWGLDEESPSLVFTTVLNYVALRLLGVAAHDGDLLRARAWFLPRGGALGSSSWGKFILALLGLYAYDGLAPLPPEAWLLPRALPFHPSRLWCHCRMVYLPMGWLYGRRARAAETPLLAELRRELYPMPYAEVDWEAARARVAPSDAYTPRSVWLRAVNRVLGLHERIHSKRLRARALDECLELIRGEDEATHHLCIGPINKVLNAVVWHLARPEGPEVRAHLERLPDYLQHCPDGVKLNGYNSSQLWDTAFAVQSLVASGQADGARDTLARAGRFLEAEQVLEDSPCAARNHRHPSRGGWPFSTRAHGWPISDCTAEAVKACLLLEPLGLNRVPHARLAQAVGFILSLQNRDGGWATYERQRGPRWLERFNPSDVFADIMVDASFVECTSACVQALLAWSRAHPEARVARPIARGLDFLRRTQRADGSWEGSWGVCFSYGTWFAVTGLVAGGMKPGDPVLRRAAAFLQAHQREDGSWSETIQSCRERRWVDGPTGHAVTTSWALMTLVATGNGDSVAAQRGGAWLRARQGADGRWPPEPMAGVFNRSCAIHYDTYLRVFPPWALSLAMHSDCIRAAGVGS; from the coding sequence ATGGCGCGGGCCCGCGACGTGCTCCGCCGGACGCAGGAGGTGGATGGCTCCTGGAAGGGCGACTACGGGGGGCCGCTCTTCCTGAGCCCCATGTACGTGGCCGGGCTGTATGTGATGGGGCGGGCCCCGGAGGCGCGCGTCCGGGACGGGATGCTCGCCCACCTGCGCGCCCACCAGAACGCGGACGGGGGCTGGGGGCTGGACGAGGAGTCGCCCAGCCTCGTCTTCACGACGGTGCTCAACTACGTGGCGCTGCGGCTGCTGGGCGTCGCCGCCCACGACGGGGACCTGCTCCGCGCGCGGGCGTGGTTCCTGCCCCGGGGCGGCGCCCTGGGCAGCAGCTCCTGGGGGAAGTTCATCCTCGCCCTGCTGGGGCTCTACGCCTACGACGGGCTTGCGCCCCTTCCTCCCGAAGCGTGGCTGTTGCCGCGAGCGCTGCCGTTCCATCCGTCGCGGCTGTGGTGCCATTGCCGCATGGTGTACCTGCCCATGGGCTGGCTCTACGGGCGCCGGGCCCGCGCGGCGGAGACGCCCCTGCTGGCCGAGCTGCGGCGCGAGCTGTATCCCATGCCCTACGCGGAGGTGGACTGGGAGGCCGCGCGCGCCCGGGTGGCGCCCTCGGATGCCTACACGCCCCGGAGCGTGTGGCTGCGCGCCGTGAACCGCGTGCTCGGCCTCCACGAGCGGATTCACTCGAAGCGGCTGCGCGCCCGCGCGCTGGACGAGTGCCTGGAGCTGATTCGCGGGGAGGACGAGGCCACGCACCACCTCTGCATCGGGCCCATCAACAAGGTGCTCAACGCCGTGGTGTGGCACCTGGCCCGGCCGGAGGGGCCGGAGGTGCGGGCGCACCTGGAGCGCCTGCCGGACTACCTCCAGCACTGCCCCGACGGGGTGAAGCTCAACGGCTACAACTCCTCCCAGCTCTGGGACACCGCGTTCGCGGTGCAGTCGCTGGTGGCCTCGGGGCAGGCGGACGGTGCTCGGGACACGCTGGCGCGCGCGGGCCGCTTCCTGGAGGCGGAGCAGGTGCTGGAGGACTCGCCGTGCGCCGCGCGCAACCACCGGCACCCCAGCCGGGGCGGGTGGCCCTTCAGCACGCGCGCCCATGGCTGGCCCATCAGCGACTGCACCGCGGAGGCCGTGAAGGCGTGTCTGTTGTTGGAGCCGCTCGGGCTCAACCGCGTCCCCCACGCGCGGCTGGCGCAGGCGGTGGGGTTCATCCTCTCGCTGCAGAACCGTGACGGCGGGTGGGCCACCTACGAAAGACAGCGGGGGCCGCGCTGGCTGGAGCGCTTCAATCCCTCGGACGTGTTCGCCGACATCATGGTGGACGCAAGCTTCGTGGAGTGCACGTCGGCCTGCGTGCAGGCGCTGCTGGCATGGAGCAGGGCCCATCCGGAGGCGCGGGTGGCGCGGCCCATCGCGCGGGGCCTGGACTTCCTGCGCCGCACGCAGCGCGCGGACGGGAGCTGGGAGGGCTCCTGGGGTGTGTGCTTCAGCTATGGCACCTGGTTCGCGGTGACGGGGCTGGTGGCCGGGGGCATGAAGCCCGGAGACCCGGTGCTGCGCCGGGCCGCCGCGTTCCTCCAGGCCCACCAGCGCGAGGATGGCTCCTGGAGCGAGACCATCCAGAGCTGTCGTGAGCGCCGCTGGGTGGACGGTCCCACGGGGCACGCGGTGACGACGTCCTGGGCCTTGATGACGCTGGTCGCCACCGGAAACGGGGACTCGGTGGCGGCCCAGCGGGGCGGGGCCTGGCTCCGCGCGAGGCAGGGCGCGGATGGGCGGTGGCCCCCCGAGCCCATGGCGGGCGTGTTCAACCGCTCCTGCGCCATCCACTACGACACCTACCTGCGAGTCTTCCCCCCGTGGGCGCTGTCCCTCGCGATGCACAGCGACTGCATCCGCGCCGCGGGGGTCGGGAGCTGA
- a CDS encoding DUF1993 domain-containing protein → MYFQTFSQMKKMLGQLNAWLETAASHAKAKSFDPNVYLGLRLAPDQLPFSRQVQIACDSAKLGASRLTGKEAPTHPDTEQTLEQLVARVRSVIAYLDGFTARDFEGAAERVITQPRWEGKVMSGADFLLEYAVPNFFFHTTHVYALLRHNGVSLGKADYLGTLSMRAP, encoded by the coding sequence ATGTACTTCCAGACCTTTTCCCAGATGAAGAAGATGCTCGGGCAGCTCAACGCGTGGCTGGAGACGGCCGCGAGCCACGCCAAGGCGAAGTCCTTCGACCCGAACGTCTACCTCGGGTTGCGGCTGGCGCCCGACCAGCTCCCCTTCTCCCGGCAGGTGCAGATCGCCTGTGACTCCGCGAAGCTCGGGGCGTCACGGCTGACCGGCAAGGAGGCCCCCACCCACCCCGACACGGAGCAGACCCTGGAGCAGCTGGTGGCCCGCGTCCGGTCGGTGATTGCCTACCTGGACGGCTTCACCGCCAGGGACTTCGAAGGGGCCGCCGAGCGCGTCATCACCCAGCCCCGCTGGGAGGGCAAGGTGATGAGCGGCGCGGACTTCCTGCTGGAGTACGCGGTCCCCAACTTCTTCTTCCACACCACCCACGTGTACGCGCTGCTGCGCCACAACGGCGTCAGCCTGGGCAAGGCGGACTACCTGGGGACGCTCAGCATGCGCGCCCCCTGA
- a CDS encoding phytoene desaturase family protein — protein sequence MQAMKVAVVGGGLGGLTAAALLARGGCDVTLFERSKHLGGRAQTSEVEGFRFNLGPHALYRAGAALRVLGRLGVKPQGDIPAQTGGYALRAGRLHTLPRGPVSLMTTDVLSLAGKLEVARLLAGLGRIDTDALGSLSTREWLDTRLAREDSRALLAALVRVATYCADLTALSAQAAVRQVQAATAANVLYVDGGWSTLVEAVALQAREAGARLELSTRVAAVVLREGGGRVEGVRLADGTVRAVDAVVVAGGPAEVAALVPGDAALARDAQEAVPVKAATLELGLSGLPRPDALFALGVDGPWYASVHSASARLAPEGGAMIHVAKYLGGSDAAPKEAELEAVMDALQPGWRARVVARRFRPALTVSEGLPLAAKGGLAGRPTVEVPHLGGLYRVGDWVGGEGMLADAALASAEAVERALLQGTVAPRRRAVGA from the coding sequence ATGCAGGCGATGAAGGTGGCGGTGGTGGGCGGTGGACTGGGCGGCCTCACGGCCGCGGCGCTGCTGGCGCGCGGTGGCTGTGACGTGACGCTGTTCGAGCGCTCGAAGCACCTGGGCGGGCGGGCCCAGACGTCGGAGGTGGAGGGCTTCCGCTTCAACCTGGGCCCGCATGCGCTGTACCGGGCGGGCGCGGCCCTGCGCGTGCTGGGGCGGCTGGGGGTGAAGCCCCAGGGCGACATCCCGGCGCAGACCGGCGGTTACGCGCTGCGCGCGGGCCGGCTGCACACGCTGCCCCGGGGGCCGGTGTCGCTCATGACGACGGACGTGCTGTCCCTGGCGGGAAAGCTGGAGGTGGCGCGGCTGCTGGCGGGGCTTGGCCGCATCGACACGGACGCGCTGGGCTCCCTGTCCACGCGCGAGTGGCTGGACACCCGCCTCGCCCGGGAGGACAGCCGGGCGCTGCTCGCGGCCCTGGTGCGGGTGGCCACGTACTGCGCGGACCTCACGGCGCTCAGCGCGCAGGCGGCGGTGAGGCAGGTCCAGGCCGCGACCGCCGCCAACGTGCTGTACGTGGACGGCGGGTGGAGCACCCTGGTGGAGGCGGTGGCGCTCCAGGCCCGCGAGGCTGGAGCCCGGCTGGAGCTGTCCACGCGCGTGGCGGCCGTCGTCCTCCGGGAGGGAGGCGGCCGGGTGGAGGGCGTGCGGCTCGCGGACGGCACGGTGCGCGCCGTGGACGCGGTGGTGGTGGCGGGGGGCCCGGCGGAGGTGGCGGCGCTGGTGCCCGGGGACGCGGCGCTCGCGCGGGACGCACAGGAGGCGGTGCCGGTGAAGGCGGCGACGCTGGAGCTGGGGCTGTCGGGGCTGCCCAGGCCGGACGCCCTGTTCGCGCTCGGGGTGGACGGGCCATGGTACGCGTCGGTGCACTCGGCCTCCGCGAGGCTGGCGCCGGAGGGAGGCGCGATGATTCACGTGGCGAAGTACCTGGGCGGTTCGGATGCGGCGCCGAAGGAGGCGGAGCTGGAGGCGGTCATGGACGCGCTCCAGCCCGGCTGGCGCGCCCGGGTGGTGGCGCGGCGCTTCCGTCCCGCGCTCACCGTCAGCGAAGGCCTGCCCCTGGCGGCGAAGGGCGGCCTGGCGGGGCGCCCCACCGTGGAGGTGCCGCACCTGGGCGGGCTGTACCGGGTGGGGGACTGGGTGGGCGGGGAGGGGATGCTCGCGGACGCGGCCCTGGCGAGCGCCGAGGCGGTGGAGCGCGCCCTGCTGCAAGGCACGGTGGCGCCACGGCGCCGCGCGGTGGGGGCGTAG
- a CDS encoding phytoene/squalene synthase family protein, whose product MAVSGEAFCRTQLPRVSRTFALNIPLLPEPLDLAVTVAYLLCRIADTLEDEAPGALQQGLLDELAVLVELGPDWEARARAFARGAELALREEAPVAEAELLAGTPTVLETLASLPSWVHPHVARCVRTMTGGMKYIQRRYGGGGRVEGLPDLQATFMYCYYVAGVVGEMLTGLFIASSPRVAARQDALAPRALAFGRALQLTNILKDVREDLDRGSCWLPRDRMAAHGLEPGTLALPGHRARAVALMGELVRVARGELEVALEYALALPAGEPGLRLFCLYPLFFAVETLNTLEGNPAVFDPEPVKMGRESVLRVMLLTQERVASDEALRALYAQCSRMSSPEPVEVMT is encoded by the coding sequence ATGGCTGTTTCAGGAGAGGCGTTCTGCCGTACGCAGCTGCCCCGGGTTTCCCGGACGTTCGCGTTGAACATCCCACTGCTGCCCGAGCCCCTGGACCTGGCCGTGACGGTGGCCTACCTGCTGTGCCGCATCGCGGACACGCTGGAGGACGAAGCCCCCGGGGCGCTCCAGCAGGGATTGCTGGATGAGCTGGCGGTCCTGGTGGAGCTGGGGCCGGACTGGGAGGCCCGCGCCCGCGCCTTCGCTCGCGGGGCGGAGCTTGCCCTGCGCGAGGAGGCCCCCGTCGCGGAGGCGGAGCTGCTGGCGGGGACGCCCACGGTGCTGGAGACCCTGGCCTCGCTCCCCTCCTGGGTCCATCCCCACGTCGCGCGGTGCGTGCGCACGATGACGGGCGGAATGAAATACATCCAACGGCGATACGGGGGCGGCGGCCGTGTCGAGGGCCTGCCGGACCTCCAGGCGACGTTCATGTATTGTTATTACGTCGCGGGGGTGGTGGGGGAGATGCTGACCGGCCTCTTCATCGCCTCCTCGCCGCGGGTCGCCGCGCGCCAGGACGCGCTCGCCCCACGGGCGCTTGCCTTTGGCCGCGCGTTGCAGCTCACCAACATCCTGAAGGACGTGCGCGAGGACCTGGACCGGGGCAGTTGCTGGCTGCCCAGGGACCGCATGGCGGCGCACGGGCTGGAGCCTGGGACGCTCGCGCTGCCGGGCCACCGCGCGCGGGCGGTCGCGCTGATGGGGGAGCTGGTGCGGGTGGCGCGAGGGGAGCTGGAGGTCGCGCTGGAATACGCCCTGGCGCTGCCAGCCGGGGAGCCGGGGCTGCGGCTGTTCTGCCTCTATCCGCTCTTCTTCGCGGTGGAGACGCTCAACACGCTGGAGGGCAACCCCGCGGTGTTCGACCCCGAGCCGGTGAAGATGGGCCGGGAGTCGGTGCTCCGGGTGATGCTGCTCACGCAGGAGCGCGTGGCGTCGGATGAGGCGCTGCGGGCGCTCTACGCGCAGTGTTCGCGCATGTCCTCCCCCGAGCCGGTGGAGGTGATGACGTGA
- a CDS encoding LytR/AlgR family response regulator transcription factor — translation MVVREELYGSAPMRVMVVDGEPESRRLVGAVLDADAELVVAGVHEGGGRAVEALRREPVDILFLDVSLEDLDGFQVLREAGSTCAGAVVFMTARQEHALQAFEARALDYVLKPLVPERFVQVLDRAKEHVRRGRIQHLVRQLAGMVETLPGPHRAPRYLERLVIREVGRVTLLCVEDVDWMAAEDNYVQVHAGARSYLVRQPLRDLEARLDPERFVRIHRSTLINLQRVQELRPLLHGEYQVILRDRTTLKLSRGYRERLDTLLAQG, via the coding sequence ATGGTCGTTCGAGAGGAGCTGTACGGATCCGCGCCCATGCGCGTCATGGTGGTGGATGGTGAGCCGGAGAGCCGGCGGCTCGTGGGGGCGGTGCTGGACGCGGATGCCGAGCTGGTCGTCGCGGGCGTCCACGAAGGCGGGGGCCGGGCCGTGGAGGCCCTGCGGCGCGAGCCCGTGGACATCCTCTTCCTGGATGTGTCCCTGGAGGACCTGGACGGCTTCCAGGTGCTCCGCGAGGCGGGGAGCACGTGCGCGGGCGCGGTCGTCTTCATGACCGCGAGGCAGGAGCACGCGCTCCAGGCGTTCGAGGCGCGCGCGCTGGACTACGTCCTCAAGCCCCTGGTGCCGGAGCGCTTCGTCCAGGTGCTGGACCGGGCGAAGGAGCACGTGCGCCGGGGGCGCATCCAGCACCTGGTGCGGCAGCTCGCGGGCATGGTGGAGACGCTGCCCGGCCCCCACCGCGCCCCGCGCTACCTGGAGCGGCTGGTCATCCGGGAGGTGGGCCGGGTGACGTTGCTCTGCGTGGAGGACGTGGACTGGATGGCGGCGGAGGACAACTACGTCCAGGTGCACGCGGGCGCCCGGAGCTACCTGGTGCGCCAGCCCTTGAGGGACCTGGAGGCCCGGTTGGATCCGGAGCGGTTCGTCCGCATCCACCGCTCCACCCTCATCAACCTCCAGCGCGTGCAGGAGCTCCGCCCGCTGCTCCACGGGGAGTACCAGGTCATCCTGAGGGATCGCACCACGCTGAAGCTCAGCCGGGGCTACCGCGAGCGCCTGGACACGCTGCTGGCCCAGGGCTGA
- a CDS encoding BTAD domain-containing putative transcriptional regulator: MAGTQWRVQVLGLAQLWGPEGQRVRLERRAAALLAWLGLQGPSSKHALASLLWPDSPPTTARNNMRQLLRRLRLASGGEALVEGDTERLALVAPSNVDVASLKSTTEARAYAQALESVGAEGGALLAGFDFDDCPELARWLDGARAGVEGWVREAREARIEHLTSGGDWSAALGLAQAWARQEPESEQAGRHLIRLHYLQGDRGAALAAFEQLRGVLERELGVTPLPETLALVREVEKGTQRPRPTASPRTALPLSVLRPPVLVGREAAWRQLEDGWEAGQMLFISGAPGSGKTRLAEEFATAKGRWGRVEGREGDSDVPFASQARAFRTQLARWPDVKLPDWVRTELSRILPELGETRLLPPLDSETGMLRFYDAGAVALYLLHEHDDISIADDVQYWDAASTKSFFFALPRMFEAASRGTQPLRFIDCYRRGELPAATRAHVVRLLDAGLARVVELEALTGEGVKRMVAAMGLPGAEAHADNLTRYTGGNPLYVVETLKHLLETDSLLRDWPQRLPPPDRVGPLIQLRLERLSALALQCARLAALAGAFFRTSLVPRVLQVTAAAAHEALVELESAQILLGERFSHDLVMEAVRAGMVPGEERALHGRLATALEEDAAPAILLAHHWIEAGRVERGLPHLLASAHSDEQVLPPEQAADHYARAAALMVATGQLEDAVRARAAEARCRLQASAAGPHLQPAWSARAPAGRTR, encoded by the coding sequence GTGGCTGGGACGCAATGGCGGGTGCAGGTGCTGGGGCTGGCGCAGCTGTGGGGCCCCGAAGGCCAGCGGGTGAGGTTGGAGCGGCGCGCCGCGGCGCTGCTGGCGTGGCTGGGATTGCAGGGGCCTTCGTCCAAGCACGCCCTGGCGTCCCTCCTCTGGCCGGATTCGCCTCCCACCACGGCGCGCAACAACATGCGGCAGCTGCTGCGCCGCCTGCGGCTCGCCAGCGGTGGGGAGGCCCTGGTGGAGGGCGACACCGAACGGCTGGCATTGGTGGCGCCGTCGAACGTGGACGTGGCCAGCCTGAAGTCCACCACCGAGGCCCGGGCCTATGCCCAGGCCCTGGAGTCCGTCGGGGCCGAAGGCGGCGCGCTGCTGGCCGGCTTCGACTTCGATGACTGCCCGGAGCTCGCGCGCTGGCTGGACGGGGCCCGCGCGGGCGTCGAGGGCTGGGTGCGCGAGGCGCGCGAGGCGCGAATCGAGCACCTGACGTCCGGGGGGGACTGGAGCGCCGCGCTGGGGCTCGCGCAGGCGTGGGCGCGGCAGGAGCCCGAGTCCGAGCAGGCGGGACGCCACCTCATCCGCCTGCACTACCTGCAGGGAGACCGGGGCGCGGCGCTCGCGGCCTTCGAACAGCTGCGCGGCGTGCTCGAACGCGAGCTGGGCGTCACGCCCCTGCCGGAGACGCTCGCGCTGGTGCGGGAGGTGGAGAAGGGCACGCAGCGCCCCCGCCCCACCGCGAGCCCGCGCACGGCGCTGCCCCTGTCCGTCTTGCGCCCGCCGGTGCTCGTGGGTCGGGAGGCCGCGTGGCGGCAGCTGGAGGACGGCTGGGAGGCGGGCCAGATGCTGTTCATCTCCGGCGCCCCCGGCAGCGGCAAGACGCGGCTGGCGGAGGAGTTCGCGACCGCGAAGGGACGCTGGGGCCGCGTCGAGGGGCGGGAGGGAGACAGCGACGTGCCGTTCGCCTCGCAGGCGCGCGCCTTCCGCACGCAGCTGGCGCGCTGGCCGGACGTGAAGCTGCCGGACTGGGTGCGCACCGAGCTGTCGCGCATCCTGCCGGAGCTGGGGGAGACGCGGCTGCTGCCGCCGTTGGACTCCGAGACCGGCATGCTGCGCTTCTACGACGCGGGCGCGGTGGCGCTCTACCTGCTCCACGAGCACGACGACATCAGCATCGCGGACGACGTGCAGTACTGGGACGCGGCCAGCACCAAGTCCTTCTTCTTCGCGCTCCCCCGGATGTTCGAAGCCGCCTCCCGGGGCACCCAGCCCCTTCGCTTCATCGACTGCTACCGCCGGGGTGAGCTGCCCGCCGCGACGCGGGCCCACGTGGTGCGGCTGCTCGACGCGGGGCTGGCGCGCGTCGTGGAGCTGGAGGCGCTGACGGGCGAGGGGGTGAAGCGCATGGTGGCGGCCATGGGGCTGCCCGGCGCGGAGGCGCACGCGGACAACCTGACGCGCTACACGGGCGGCAATCCCCTGTACGTGGTGGAGACCCTGAAGCACCTGCTGGAGACGGACTCGCTGCTCCGGGACTGGCCCCAGCGGCTGCCGCCCCCGGACCGGGTGGGGCCCCTCATCCAGTTGCGGCTGGAGCGGCTGTCCGCGCTGGCGCTCCAGTGCGCCCGGCTGGCGGCGCTGGCGGGCGCCTTCTTCCGCACGTCGCTCGTGCCCCGGGTGCTCCAGGTGACGGCGGCGGCCGCGCACGAAGCGCTCGTGGAGCTGGAGTCGGCGCAGATCTTGTTGGGAGAGCGCTTCAGCCACGACCTGGTGATGGAGGCCGTGCGGGCCGGGATGGTGCCCGGGGAGGAGCGGGCGCTGCACGGCCGGCTCGCCACGGCGCTGGAGGAGGACGCGGCCCCCGCCATCCTCCTGGCCCACCACTGGATTGAAGCGGGGCGCGTGGAGCGGGGACTGCCGCACCTGCTGGCGTCGGCGCACTCGGATGAACAGGTGCTGCCCCCGGAGCAGGCGGCGGACCACTACGCCCGGGCCGCCGCCCTCATGGTGGCCACGGGCCAGTTGGAGGACGCCGTGCGGGCGCGGGCCGCCGAAGCGCGCTGCCGCCTCCAGGCCTCCGCCGCCGGCCCCCACCTCCAGCCGGCCTGGTCCGCCCGGGCTCCCGCCGGGAGGACGCGGTAG
- a CDS encoding sigma-70 family RNA polymerase sigma factor — protein sequence MDARARAALAEAAREHEPFLWGLCYRMTGVAADADDLVQEVHARALANPPERLDTLRPWLTRVAVNLARDLLRRRRREGYVGPWLPSPLETGDEEAPPSVEARLPGGGSTEGRYELLESVSFAFLLALEALSPKQRAVLLLRDVFDYSVREVAEALRMSEANVKVVHHRARTAMDAYDKERCVPTRDLRERSRAALEGFLGALLTGDVAAAESLLASDVRALSDGGGQMRAALVPVVGAQRVLLFFRRLLEMRGTPLAVESRMLNGLPAVVAVFDAAKDPLLAVRTVLRVELDASGRIKELHSVLADRKLVGVRMPVPG from the coding sequence ATGGACGCCCGGGCGCGAGCAGCACTGGCGGAAGCAGCCCGCGAGCATGAGCCCTTCCTCTGGGGGCTCTGCTACCGGATGACGGGCGTGGCGGCGGACGCGGACGACCTGGTGCAGGAGGTCCACGCGCGCGCCCTCGCGAACCCGCCGGAGCGGCTGGACACGCTGCGCCCGTGGCTCACGCGGGTGGCGGTGAACCTGGCCAGGGACCTGCTGCGCCGCCGCCGCCGCGAGGGCTACGTGGGCCCCTGGCTGCCTTCGCCCTTGGAGACGGGGGACGAGGAAGCGCCGCCGTCGGTGGAGGCGAGGCTCCCGGGAGGCGGCTCGACGGAGGGACGCTACGAATTGCTGGAGAGCGTGTCCTTCGCCTTCCTGCTGGCGCTGGAGGCGCTGTCGCCCAAGCAGCGGGCGGTGCTGCTGTTGCGCGACGTCTTCGACTACTCGGTGCGCGAGGTGGCGGAGGCCCTGCGCATGAGCGAGGCGAACGTGAAGGTGGTGCACCACCGCGCGCGGACGGCGATGGACGCGTACGACAAGGAGCGCTGCGTGCCCACGCGGGACCTGCGGGAGCGCTCACGGGCCGCGCTGGAGGGCTTCCTGGGCGCGCTGCTGACGGGGGACGTCGCGGCGGCGGAGTCGCTGCTGGCCTCGGACGTCCGGGCGCTGTCGGACGGTGGCGGCCAGATGCGGGCCGCGCTCGTGCCGGTGGTCGGCGCGCAGCGGGTGCTCCTCTTCTTCCGCCGGCTGCTGGAGATGCGGGGCACGCCCCTGGCGGTGGAGTCGCGGATGCTCAACGGGCTGCCCGCGGTGGTCGCGGTGTTCGACGCGGCGAAGGACCCGCTGCTCGCCGTGCGCACGGTCCTCCGCGTGGAGCTGGACGCGAGCGGGCGGATAAAAGAGCTGCACTCGGTGCTGGCGGACCGGAAGCTCGTGGGCGTGCGCATGCCCGTCCCTGGCTGA